One Vigna unguiculata cultivar IT97K-499-35 chromosome 7, ASM411807v1, whole genome shotgun sequence genomic region harbors:
- the LOC114190507 gene encoding uncharacterized protein LOC114190507, translated as MVCLACLLPLFLVPIINILPLLFDFIMGKIYRVFGWEYRKPERAPAACPYKPPTAPVSKAEADAEPNPADPVKPGNVDVKKD; from the exons ATG GTTTGCTTGGCTTGTTTGTTGCCCCTCTTTCTGGTTCCGATAATTAACATTCTCCCTCTTCTATTCGATTTTATCATG GGTAAGATCTATCGGGTTTTTGGTTGGGAGTACAGAAAACCAGAGAGGGCTCCTGCTGCATGTCCATACAAACCTCCAACCGCTCCTGTTAGTAAG GCTGAGGCAGATGCTGAACCTAATCCAGCAGATCCTGTTAAACCTGGAAATGTAGATGTCAAAAAGGATTAA